One Desulfocurvibacter africanus subsp. africanus DSM 2603 DNA segment encodes these proteins:
- a CDS encoding sigma-54-dependent transcriptional regulator produces MARAAATPKRTILVVDDDESILEVLDARLSAGGYATLSARSAEKGLELLERTPVDLVISDMRMPGMGGKGLLEKVATERPNLPVIMLTAYGTIPDAVASVKTGAVDYMTKPFEGEELLARVGSILNGSVRISAQPSARPAPGPAPVDRRLWGGKSQSMKRLFDLIEKVAPTDVTVLINGESGTGKEKVSRIIHERSHRASGPFVVVDCGSTPAGLLESELFGHVKGSFTHAVRDKRGLIEEASGGTLLLDEIGNISSEMQTRLLRFLQERTIRRIGDTKEISIDCRVLAATNADLQAMVKEGSFREDLYFRLKVITMVVPPLRERKEDIPALTQRFVEAFSKANGMPTVTITDEAMQILMDYSWPGNVRELKHVIEAGVVLSSGGIMQPEDLHLEPMDEPIAAAAQEAGTALSLDESEKRAILRALEQSNWVQKDAADVLGISRRAIHYKVKKYGIDVHRRR; encoded by the coding sequence ATGGCTAGAGCTGCCGCAACACCCAAGCGGACCATCCTCGTCGTCGACGACGACGAATCGATCCTGGAAGTGCTCGACGCCCGCCTGAGCGCCGGAGGCTACGCCACCCTGTCTGCGCGCTCGGCCGAAAAGGGCCTTGAGCTGCTCGAAAGAACCCCTGTGGACCTCGTAATTTCCGACATGCGCATGCCCGGCATGGGCGGCAAGGGCCTGCTGGAAAAGGTCGCCACCGAGCGACCGAACCTGCCGGTGATCATGCTCACGGCCTACGGCACCATTCCGGACGCCGTGGCCTCGGTCAAGACCGGTGCCGTGGACTACATGACCAAGCCCTTCGAGGGCGAGGAGCTGCTTGCCAGGGTCGGGTCCATTCTCAACGGCAGCGTCCGCATTTCCGCCCAGCCGTCCGCCAGGCCAGCGCCCGGGCCAGCCCCAGTCGATCGCAGACTGTGGGGCGGCAAGAGCCAGTCCATGAAGCGCCTCTTCGATCTCATCGAGAAGGTCGCCCCCACGGACGTCACCGTGCTCATCAACGGCGAATCCGGCACAGGCAAGGAAAAGGTCTCGCGCATCATCCACGAGCGCAGTCACCGCGCCAGCGGCCCCTTCGTGGTCGTGGACTGCGGCTCCACACCCGCGGGCCTGCTGGAGAGCGAGCTGTTCGGCCATGTCAAGGGTTCCTTCACCCACGCCGTGCGCGACAAGCGCGGCCTCATCGAGGAGGCCAGCGGCGGCACGCTGCTGCTGGACGAAATAGGCAACATCTCTTCCGAGATGCAGACACGCCTGTTGCGCTTCCTGCAGGAACGCACCATCCGCCGAATCGGCGACACCAAGGAAATCTCCATCGACTGCCGCGTGCTCGCGGCCACCAATGCCGACTTGCAGGCCATGGTCAAGGAGGGTTCCTTCCGTGAAGACCTCTACTTCCGGCTCAAGGTCATCACCATGGTCGTGCCCCCGCTTCGCGAGCGCAAGGAGGACATCCCGGCCCTGACCCAGCGCTTCGTGGAAGCCTTCTCCAAGGCCAACGGCATGCCCACCGTGACCATTACCGACGAGGCCATGCAGATACTCATGGACTACTCCTGGCCCGGCAACGTGCGCGAACTCAAGCACGTCATCGAAGCCGGCGTGGTCCTGTCCTCGGGCGGCATCATGCAGCCGGAGGACCTGCACCTGGAACCCATGGATGAGCCCATCGCCGCCGCGGCCCAGGAGGCAGGCACGGCCCTGTCCCTGGACGAAAGCGAAAAGCGCGCCATCCTTCGCGCCCTGGAGCAGTCCAACTGGGTTCAGAAAGATGCCGCCGACGTCCTGGGCATCTCTCGTCGCGCCATTCATTACAAAGTCAAGAAGTACGGCATCGACGTGCACCGTCGCCGTTAA
- a CDS encoding ABC transporter ATP-binding protein, whose translation MEGTVSSRHAPVGSSDGSISGPSVAGQAPLEVPPHGAPAISLRNVGFCYSVRRGIFGRSRKWALRDISFELFHGETLGVMGRNGVGKSTLLRLLAGLTEPDRGELVNHGCSCSLLALQAGFVLYLTGRENVFLSGMTLGLSKAQMRDRLEDIRAFADLGEAFDQPVRTYSTGMLARLGFSIAFQVSPDVLLIDEVLGVGDENFRKKSATALRDKIGQDKTAVVVSHSPASILELCDRAVLVDQGVSVFVGGTRECIKEYQQLLNKAAKGR comes from the coding sequence ATGGAAGGAACCGTTTCTTCTCGGCATGCGCCGGTCGGATCCAGCGACGGGTCCATCAGCGGACCCAGCGTTGCCGGACAGGCACCCCTCGAAGTCCCGCCCCATGGCGCGCCGGCCATCAGCCTGCGCAACGTGGGCTTTTGCTACTCCGTGCGGCGCGGAATCTTCGGGCGTAGCCGCAAATGGGCCTTGCGGGACATCTCCTTTGAGCTCTTTCATGGCGAGACTCTAGGCGTCATGGGCCGCAACGGCGTGGGCAAGAGCACTCTCCTGCGCCTGCTGGCCGGGCTCACGGAGCCGGACCGCGGCGAGTTGGTCAACCACGGCTGCAGTTGCTCGCTGCTGGCGCTGCAAGCAGGCTTCGTGCTCTACCTCACGGGGCGGGAGAACGTCTTCCTGTCCGGCATGACGCTCGGATTGTCCAAAGCCCAAATGCGCGATCGGCTGGAGGATATTCGAGCCTTCGCCGATCTGGGCGAGGCCTTCGATCAACCCGTGCGCACCTACTCCACGGGCATGCTGGCCAGACTGGGCTTCTCCATCGCCTTCCAGGTCTCGCCGGACGTGCTGCTTATCGATGAGGTGCTGGGTGTAGGCGACGAAAATTTTAGGAAAAAGTCCGCCACGGCCCTGCGCGACAAAATCGGCCAGGACAAGACCGCCGTGGTTGTCTCGCACAGCCCGGCAAGCATCCTGGAGCTGTGCGACCGAGCCGTGCTCGTCGATCAGGGCGTCAGCGTGTTCGTGGGTGGAACACGCGAGTGCATAAAGGAATACCAGCAGCTTTTAAACAAGGCAGCCAAGGGACGTTAA
- a CDS encoding sulfotransferase family 2 domain-containing protein — translation MLIRVEAVRPGTVPAGMRYYIDKPLTGEVLANDSPLVLRGWVWSPNDNIEGVEARTESGECIFQTLNQYRPALNKQLGLAEDVALGFRLDLKARPDTGRVVLRGLGSRAAHVLCSIDMRGMDESKAEERPKQLFFMHIAKTAGSSVNALVQQYYPPERCVSHVESYHLRPDMNVLNLQDKLYVSGHVTLEVARRRRYIADACKTFTLLRKPASHLLSHIAWVKRLGLPEYAREYAAHPAHIQELARMMNAMSFEEFIGCMGEMGHNLFDNVQTRYLASAFSCLLDDGHLEQALATLRTFDIVGLNEEFDRSMRLLARSMCWGEPAILPRENVASYKCTWRELGIGPDHPLLRKLLRYDDEVYAEACRLFDQARNSWLCPEVVE, via the coding sequence ATGCTCATACGGGTGGAGGCGGTAAGGCCGGGCACGGTGCCGGCCGGAATGCGCTATTATATCGATAAGCCGCTGACGGGCGAAGTGCTTGCGAACGATTCGCCTTTGGTGCTGCGGGGTTGGGTCTGGTCGCCGAACGATAACATCGAAGGCGTGGAAGCCCGCACTGAAAGCGGTGAGTGCATTTTCCAGACTCTTAACCAATACAGGCCCGCCCTAAACAAACAGCTCGGCCTGGCCGAGGATGTGGCCTTGGGCTTTCGCCTGGACCTTAAGGCCCGACCGGATACAGGACGAGTCGTTCTGCGGGGCCTTGGTAGCCGGGCCGCGCATGTCCTGTGCAGCATCGACATGCGCGGCATGGACGAGAGCAAGGCGGAGGAAAGGCCCAAGCAGCTTTTCTTCATGCACATCGCCAAGACCGCCGGCAGCTCGGTCAATGCCCTGGTGCAGCAATACTATCCTCCGGAGCGTTGCGTGAGCCATGTGGAGAGCTACCACCTGCGGCCAGACATGAACGTGCTCAACCTGCAGGACAAGCTCTATGTTTCCGGCCATGTGACGCTGGAGGTCGCACGCAGGAGGCGGTACATAGCCGACGCTTGCAAGACGTTCACCTTGCTGCGCAAACCAGCCAGCCACCTGCTCTCGCACATCGCCTGGGTCAAACGCCTGGGCCTTCCAGAATACGCCAGGGAATACGCGGCGCACCCCGCCCACATCCAGGAGCTGGCGCGCATGATGAACGCCATGAGCTTCGAGGAGTTCATAGGCTGCATGGGCGAGATGGGTCACAACCTGTTCGACAACGTGCAGACCCGCTATCTGGCCAGCGCCTTCAGTTGCCTCCTGGACGACGGGCATTTGGAGCAGGCCCTTGCCACCCTTCGCACCTTCGACATCGTGGGTTTGAACGAGGAGTTCGATCGGTCCATGCGCTTGCTGGCGCGCTCCATGTGCTGGGGCGAGCCCGCCATCCTGCCGCGCGAAAACGTGGCCAGCTACAAATGCACGTGGCGGGAACTGGGCATCGGCCCGGACCACCCGCTGTTGCGCAAGCTCCTGCGCTACGACGACGAAGTTTACGCCGAGGCGTGCCGTCTCTTTGATCAGGCCAGAAATAGCTGGCTCTGCCCGGAGGTGGTCGAGTGA
- a CDS encoding glycosyltransferase family 2 protein — MNTGITLPTMHVLSAAELAGTRAAVTRRVNMEPAGMPIYGPDVDGQPDERVSLLLVDELAVVRINYIKCFFDHDECLYLKKFEHNADFREEQTYYFVSQAPRLILDPGRPDLRAVEISMHFLETGRGVVSGVVRKLRQELLAAHGLINVRNSEVQQLGHQLDALRGSLTWRASRALLDPLDRLLGPRTLGLVSGLLRHNGSKSIGLSDAKYREWVRLHDTLSEEDRQAMRERVETMAYRPRISIVMPVYNTPEDYLRQAIESVRGQIYPRWELCISDDASTKPHVRRVLEEYAATDSRITVHYRQENGHISRSSNSALELAGGEFVALLDHDDLLTEHALYLVAEELNRNPELDFVYSDEDKIDAQGRRFAPHFKPDWNPDMLLSQNYVCHLAVLRRTLLQETGGFREGLEGSQDYDLFLRASRLTVPTRIRHIPFVLYHWRAIEGSTALNMDFKKYCIEASRRAVDEHCEALGMRGRAVAGEPLCINRVRFDLPDGPLISVIIPTRNKAELLVPLVEDLLLRTSYKNLEILIVDHESDEPELLDFYEHCRDNPALRVLPFSGPFNYSAMNNLAAAQAQGELLLFLNNDMRVLHPDWLEEMAGHGLRAEIGAVGAKLLYPDETIQHCGLILGIKEGVAESQFQGLPAHVVGYVGRTHTLQNVSAVTAACMLVRRTIFIESGGFDEINLPVAFNDVDLCLRLGQLGYRILLTPFARLRHLESASRGSDHTSANFSRFRRELDYMLRRWSRELAYDPAYNPNLSLLGADYAPAFPPRASKPWQDNAANSDR, encoded by the coding sequence GTGAATACCGGGATCACTTTGCCGACCATGCATGTGCTCTCGGCAGCCGAGCTTGCCGGGACCAGGGCGGCGGTGACCAGACGTGTGAACATGGAACCGGCCGGCATGCCGATTTACGGACCGGATGTGGACGGGCAGCCGGACGAAAGGGTTTCGCTCCTGCTCGTGGACGAGTTGGCCGTGGTGCGCATCAACTATATCAAATGCTTTTTCGACCATGACGAGTGCCTGTATCTGAAAAAATTCGAGCACAATGCCGACTTCCGCGAGGAGCAGACCTACTACTTCGTAAGCCAGGCGCCGCGCCTGATCCTCGATCCGGGCCGACCCGACCTGCGCGCAGTGGAAATCAGCATGCATTTCCTGGAAACTGGGCGCGGGGTGGTGTCCGGTGTTGTGCGCAAGCTGCGCCAGGAACTGTTGGCCGCTCACGGGCTCATCAACGTCAGGAACAGCGAGGTGCAGCAGCTCGGCCATCAACTTGACGCTCTGCGCGGCAGCCTGACCTGGCGCGCCTCGCGAGCTCTGCTGGACCCTCTCGACCGGCTGCTTGGCCCAAGGACCTTGGGCCTCGTCTCGGGCCTCCTGCGCCACAACGGATCCAAGTCAATTGGCCTGAGCGACGCAAAATACCGGGAATGGGTGCGGCTGCACGACACCCTGAGCGAGGAAGATCGCCAAGCCATGCGCGAGCGCGTCGAGACCATGGCCTACCGCCCGCGTATTTCCATCGTCATGCCGGTCTACAACACCCCCGAAGACTATCTGCGCCAGGCCATCGAATCTGTGCGCGGGCAGATATACCCGCGCTGGGAGCTGTGCATATCCGACGACGCCTCCACCAAGCCCCACGTGCGCCGGGTGCTGGAGGAGTATGCGGCCACGGACAGCCGCATCACGGTCCATTACCGGCAGGAGAACGGACACATCTCCCGCTCGTCCAACTCGGCCCTGGAGTTGGCTGGCGGCGAGTTCGTGGCCCTGCTGGACCACGACGACCTGCTCACGGAGCATGCCCTGTACCTGGTGGCCGAGGAGCTTAACCGAAATCCCGAGCTGGACTTCGTGTACAGCGACGAGGACAAGATCGATGCGCAGGGCCGCAGATTCGCTCCGCACTTCAAACCGGACTGGAATCCGGACATGCTTTTGTCCCAGAACTACGTCTGCCACTTGGCCGTGCTGCGGCGCACCCTGCTGCAGGAAACGGGCGGCTTTCGGGAGGGCCTGGAAGGCAGCCAGGACTACGACCTGTTCCTGCGCGCCTCGCGGCTCACCGTGCCGACCAGAATCCGCCACATCCCCTTCGTGCTCTACCATTGGCGGGCCATCGAAGGCTCCACGGCGCTCAACATGGACTTCAAGAAGTACTGCATCGAAGCCAGCCGCAGGGCCGTGGACGAACACTGCGAAGCCCTTGGGATGCGCGGTCGCGCAGTTGCCGGCGAGCCCTTGTGCATCAACCGCGTGCGCTTCGACTTGCCCGACGGGCCTCTGATCAGCGTGATCATCCCCACCCGGAATAAGGCCGAGCTGCTCGTGCCCCTGGTGGAAGACCTTTTACTGCGCACGAGCTACAAGAACCTGGAAATCCTGATTGTTGACCATGAAAGCGACGAACCGGAGCTTTTGGACTTTTACGAACACTGCCGCGACAATCCGGCCTTGCGCGTGCTGCCCTTCTCCGGCCCGTTCAACTACTCGGCCATGAACAACCTGGCGGCGGCCCAGGCACAAGGCGAGTTGCTGCTGTTCCTAAACAACGACATGCGCGTGCTGCACCCGGACTGGCTGGAAGAGATGGCCGGGCACGGCCTGCGGGCCGAGATAGGCGCTGTGGGCGCGAAGCTGCTCTACCCGGACGAGACCATCCAGCACTGCGGGCTCATCCTGGGCATCAAGGAGGGTGTGGCCGAGAGTCAGTTCCAGGGCCTGCCGGCCCATGTCGTGGGCTACGTCGGGCGCACGCATACCTTGCAGAACGTGTCCGCAGTGACCGCGGCCTGCATGCTCGTGCGCCGCACGATCTTTATCGAGAGCGGCGGCTTCGATGAAATCAACCTGCCCGTGGCCTTTAACGATGTGGATCTCTGCCTGCGCCTAGGCCAGCTGGGCTACCGCATCCTGCTTACGCCATTCGCCCGGCTGCGCCATCTGGAATCAGCCAGCCGCGGTTCGGACCATACATCCGCAAATTTCTCGCGCTTCCGACGCGAGTTGGACTACATGCTTCGCCGATGGAGCCGGGAGTTGGCCTACGACCCGGCATACAACCCCAACCTGTCCCTGCTCGGCGCTGATTATGCGCCGGCCTTCCCTCCCCGCGCATCCAAGCCCTGGCAGGATAACGCAGCGAACAGCGATCGATGA
- a CDS encoding class I SAM-dependent methyltransferase: protein MSQTDFSPWSFYETRCAGLANGLEIFRNNWTTDLSPLGVKPFGKAQLLTDSRFDWFLAHYGSLLNRNVLELGSLEGAHSILLERHGARNVLGLEANSIHYLKSLVIKEYLGLRHITFMLGDFIQYLHQTRDYYDLTFACGVLYHMTNPAELLQLAAERSDALFLWTVLYDSDALPEHMKPRLSGPVELQAGDLTYQGFRHVYAREAALELNKKVKFTGGMEQYSIWLELQELLRILKHWGYKKIIRPDNVTHNNRHGSNICLLCFK from the coding sequence ATGTCGCAGACAGATTTCTCCCCCTGGTCTTTTTATGAGACGCGTTGCGCCGGCCTGGCCAACGGCCTGGAGATATTTCGCAACAACTGGACGACCGACCTTTCGCCCCTGGGCGTAAAGCCTTTCGGCAAGGCCCAGTTGTTGACCGACTCGCGCTTCGATTGGTTCCTGGCCCATTACGGCAGCCTGCTGAACAGGAACGTCCTGGAGCTTGGCTCGTTGGAAGGCGCGCACAGCATACTCCTGGAGCGCCACGGCGCACGCAATGTGCTGGGCCTGGAGGCCAATTCCATCCATTACCTCAAGAGCTTGGTGATAAAGGAATATCTTGGCCTGAGGCACATCACGTTCATGCTCGGCGACTTCATCCAGTACCTGCACCAGACTCGCGACTACTACGATCTTACCTTCGCCTGCGGTGTGCTCTACCACATGACCAATCCAGCCGAACTCCTGCAACTTGCGGCCGAGCGCTCCGATGCTCTGTTTCTATGGACGGTGCTCTACGACTCCGACGCGCTGCCCGAACACATGAAACCGCGCTTGAGCGGTCCGGTGGAACTGCAGGCAGGCGATTTGACCTACCAGGGTTTCCGGCACGTCTACGCGCGCGAAGCGGCCCTCGAGCTAAATAAGAAGGTCAAATTCACCGGGGGGATGGAGCAGTACAGCATCTGGCTTGAGCTGCAAGAGCTGCTGCGCATCCTGAAGCATTGGGGCTACAAGAAGATAATCAGACCGGACAACGTGACACACAATAACCGCCATGGATCAAATATATGCCTGTTGTGTTTCAAATAG
- a CDS encoding FkbM family methyltransferase yields the protein MHIQTASSASFVQVTHRYKSEVLRLTVPKGETFLVGDIFLREEYPLTKLKGVFGHTVVLDIGANVGLFAIYARLNIPNSTVHSFEPSGALRKAFEINAAPFTNIHLHPVALSDHDGEQTLYFNANKTGQSSLKPGHEPAGPALVHETVRVRDAGKALDGLQLDSVDILKVDTEGSEIEILKSLGSRLDRVKHLYLEYHSQADREEIHGLLADFTLLEHFKRGETVGILKYMNSRL from the coding sequence ATGCATATCCAGACAGCTTCCTCCGCGTCTTTCGTCCAAGTCACCCACCGCTACAAAAGCGAAGTTCTCAGGCTCACCGTGCCCAAAGGCGAGACGTTTCTCGTGGGTGACATCTTTCTTCGGGAGGAATACCCGCTGACCAAACTCAAGGGTGTCTTCGGCCACACCGTTGTTCTCGATATCGGGGCCAACGTGGGGCTTTTCGCCATCTATGCCAGACTGAACATCCCCAATTCCACTGTCCACAGCTTCGAGCCTTCAGGGGCTCTGCGCAAAGCCTTTGAGATCAATGCCGCTCCGTTCACGAACATACATCTGCATCCAGTGGCTCTGTCCGACCATGACGGGGAGCAGACTCTGTACTTCAATGCCAACAAGACCGGACAGAGCTCTCTCAAGCCGGGCCATGAGCCAGCCGGCCCGGCGTTAGTCCATGAGACGGTCCGGGTGCGCGATGCGGGCAAGGCCCTGGACGGCCTACAGCTGGATTCCGTGGATATCCTCAAGGTGGACACCGAAGGCTCGGAAATCGAGATCCTGAAAAGCCTTGGGTCCCGCTTGGACCGCGTGAAGCATTTATATCTGGAATACCACAGCCAGGCGGACAGAGAGGAGATCCACGGACTGCTCGCGGACTTCACCCTGCTTGAGCACTTTAAACGCGGGGAGACCGTTGGAATCCTCAAGTACATGAACAGCCGCCTCTAG
- a CDS encoding homocitrate synthase/isopropylmalate synthase family protein: MLIDSTLREGEQQFGVYFDRSHKEELLRLSLAAGVDEVEVGAVGPSPEHCRELEGLLLYGAMLKDRRQSLSLWCACRPADLRMAAGLSPDRLCMTVPVSDAHIRRKLGLDRQALLGHVARMLGLARELGVAYVSLGLEDVSRADLSFALSVARLAQDKGAARLRLADTVGVLAPAETARLVSAFRAAVNLPLALHLHNDFGMATANAVEGLRAGADFVDASALGLGERAGLASLEQIAGYLTLRLGAEGYDLATVRELCASAARAANMPVPANAPMVGERIFWCESGLHVDGLYKAAELYEPFEPSRVGLSRKLGVGKKSGRAAVARKLGELGLAACGDMQSLTDRVRALSAAKGRVLEDEELLALAK; encoded by the coding sequence ATGCTCATCGACTCCACCCTGCGCGAAGGTGAACAGCAGTTCGGCGTGTATTTCGACCGCAGCCACAAGGAAGAGCTCCTGCGGCTGTCCCTGGCCGCCGGGGTCGACGAGGTCGAGGTGGGCGCGGTGGGGCCGAGCCCGGAGCATTGCCGCGAGCTGGAAGGGCTGCTGCTCTACGGGGCCATGCTCAAGGACCGTCGCCAGAGCCTGAGCCTGTGGTGCGCCTGCCGGCCGGCTGATCTGCGCATGGCCGCGGGGCTCTCGCCAGACCGGCTGTGCATGACCGTGCCCGTGTCGGACGCGCACATCCGCCGCAAGCTCGGTCTTGATCGCCAGGCGCTGCTTGGCCATGTGGCGCGCATGCTCGGCTTGGCACGCGAACTGGGCGTGGCCTATGTTTCGCTGGGACTGGAAGACGTATCCCGCGCGGACCTGTCCTTTGCCCTGTCCGTGGCTCGCTTGGCGCAGGACAAGGGCGCGGCGCGCCTGCGCCTGGCAGACACCGTGGGCGTGCTGGCTCCCGCCGAGACGGCCCGGCTCGTGAGCGCTTTTCGTGCGGCCGTGAATCTGCCCCTGGCCCTGCACCTGCACAACGATTTCGGCATGGCCACGGCCAATGCCGTGGAAGGCCTGCGCGCCGGGGCCGACTTCGTGGACGCCAGCGCCCTGGGACTGGGCGAGCGTGCCGGCTTGGCTAGCCTGGAGCAGATCGCCGGCTACCTGACCCTGCGCCTGGGCGCGGAAGGCTATGATCTGGCCACGGTGCGTGAACTGTGCGCCTCAGCGGCCAGGGCCGCGAACATGCCCGTGCCGGCCAATGCGCCCATGGTGGGCGAGCGCATCTTCTGGTGCGAGAGCGGACTGCACGTGGACGGGCTGTACAAGGCCGCCGAGCTGTACGAGCCGTTCGAGCCCTCGCGCGTGGGCCTCAGCCGCAAGCTCGGCGTGGGCAAGAAGAGCGGCCGGGCGGCCGTGGCGCGCAAGTTGGGTGAGCTGGGTTTGGCCGCCTGCGGGGACATGCAAAGCCTCACTGACCGGGTGCGCGCCCTGTCCGCGGCCAAGGGCCGGGTTTTGGAAGACGAGGAACTGTTGGCTTTGGCCAAATAG
- the nifH gene encoding nitrogenase iron protein: MRKIAVYGKGGIGKSTTTQNTVAGLAEMGNKVMVVGCDPKADSTRLLLHGLAQKTVLDTLREEGEDVELEDIIKLGYGGVMCTESGGPEPGVGCAGRGIITSINLLEQLGAYNEDKNLDYTFYDVLGDVVCGGFAMPIREGKAQEIYIVVSGEMMAMYAANNICKGIVKYADAGGVRLGGLICNSRKVDNEREMIEELAKSLGTQMIHFVPRDNMVQRAEINRKTVIDFEPSHPQADEYRTLAKKIDKNDMFVVPKPLEIEELEKLLIDFGIAN, from the coding sequence ATGCGCAAGATCGCTGTTTACGGAAAAGGCGGCATCGGCAAGTCCACTACTACGCAGAACACCGTCGCCGGCTTGGCCGAGATGGGCAACAAGGTCATGGTCGTGGGCTGCGACCCCAAGGCCGACTCCACCCGGCTCCTGCTGCACGGCCTGGCCCAGAAGACCGTGCTCGACACCCTGCGCGAGGAGGGTGAGGACGTGGAGCTTGAGGACATCATCAAGCTCGGCTACGGCGGCGTCATGTGCACCGAGTCCGGCGGACCCGAGCCGGGCGTGGGTTGCGCCGGCCGCGGAATCATCACTTCCATCAACTTGCTGGAACAGCTCGGCGCCTACAATGAAGACAAGAACCTAGACTACACCTTCTACGACGTGCTCGGCGACGTTGTCTGCGGCGGCTTCGCCATGCCCATCCGCGAGGGCAAGGCCCAGGAGATCTATATCGTGGTCTCGGGCGAGATGATGGCCATGTACGCGGCCAACAACATCTGCAAGGGCATCGTGAAGTACGCCGACGCGGGCGGCGTGCGTCTGGGCGGCCTCATCTGCAACAGCCGCAAAGTCGACAACGAGCGCGAGATGATCGAGGAGCTGGCCAAGAGCCTGGGCACGCAGATGATCCACTTCGTGCCGCGCGACAACATGGTCCAGCGCGCCGAGATCAACCGCAAGACCGTCATCGACTTCGAGCCGAGCCACCCGCAGGCTGACGAGTACCGGACCTTGGCCAAGAAGATCGACAAAAACGACATGTTCGTGGTGCCCAAGCCCCTGGAAATCGAGGAGCTGGAAAAGCTGCTTATCGACTTCGGCATCGCCAACTAG
- a CDS encoding P-II family nitrogen regulator encodes MLIMVRAIVRPDKVDDVLASLMDAGFPAVTKFSVAGRGKQRGIKIGQITYDEIPKVMLMIVIDDKDKDFTIKTIMKAARTGDKGAFGDGKIFITQVDEMYTVSSGIKETAAGKLEEVAI; translated from the coding sequence ATGCTGATTATGGTTCGCGCCATTGTAAGACCCGACAAGGTTGACGACGTTCTGGCCTCCCTCATGGACGCCGGCTTCCCGGCAGTGACCAAATTCTCCGTGGCCGGCCGCGGCAAGCAGCGCGGAATAAAGATCGGCCAGATCACCTATGACGAGATCCCCAAGGTCATGCTCATGATCGTCATCGACGACAAGGACAAGGACTTCACCATCAAGACCATCATGAAGGCCGCGCGCACCGGCGACAAGGGCGCCTTCGGCGACGGCAAGATCTTCATCACCCAGGTGGACGAAATGTACACCGTCAGCTCCGGGATAAAGGAGACCGCCGCGGGCAAGCTCGAAGAGGTGGCCATATGA
- a CDS encoding P-II family nitrogen regulator, translating to MKEIMAVIRMDKMNVTKKALTDAGVAAFFAREAQGRGKGLVNAMLLKGAAKGYEEAAELLGEKGRLYPKRVLSAVVHDDQVEEVVAAIMTVNRTGKPGDGKIFVMPILDGVRVRTGEEGRKSID from the coding sequence ATGAAGGAGATCATGGCCGTCATCCGCATGGACAAGATGAACGTCACCAAGAAGGCCCTGACCGACGCCGGCGTGGCGGCCTTCTTCGCCCGCGAGGCCCAGGGCAGGGGCAAGGGCCTGGTGAACGCCATGCTGCTCAAGGGCGCGGCCAAGGGCTACGAGGAGGCCGCCGAATTGCTGGGCGAAAAGGGCCGCCTGTACCCCAAGCGGGTGCTCTCCGCGGTGGTCCACGACGACCAGGTGGAGGAAGTGGTGGCCGCGATCATGACGGTCAACCGCACGGGCAAGCCCGGCGACGGCAAGATATTCGTCATGCCCATCCTGGACGGCGTGCGCGTGCGCACCGGCGAGGAAGGCAGGAAGTCCATCGATTAA